A single window of Watersipora subatra chromosome 9, tzWatSuba1.1, whole genome shotgun sequence DNA harbors:
- the LOC137404454 gene encoding zinc finger protein ZFAT-like — protein sequence MADDRDQLSLSEMRMLTSSVVHMDVKQIALCVITIPKLKLAIEELMRTSFVSNHLDVDKSQVALSGNLNPVYTSITDTVQQQTKPPPLHQKPASYCNSGSVPPNHPQEATAPDDSPLVTIPLDAVLAESARGSTEFSMIGDRIAVGKPVGSKAKPGGRAKHITCRVCQLFFYRRDQYQAHMRLHINDPNISIYSCEHCSFVTKRRGVFNTHVLRHTGDLPFKCQLCDYAGRQASLLRLHMQNKHPQAALDRSSDTVSTSAQVKAENS from the exons ATGGCTGACGATAGGGATCAACTTTCACTTTCTGAAATGCGGATGCTGACCTCATCAGTTGTGCACATGGATGTGAAACAGATAGCCCTTTGTGTCATCACTATTCCTAAACTCAAGTTAGCCATAGAGGAACTCATGCGCACCTCCTTTGTCAGCAACCATCTGGATGTC GACAAGTCACAGGTTGCACTATCAGGCAACTTGAATCCAGTTTACACTTCTATCACCGATACAGTGCAGCAGCAAACTAAACCCCCACCTCTGCACCAAAAGCCTGCTTCCTACTGCAACTCTGGGTCTGTGCCTCCTAACCACCCCCAAG AGGCAACAGCACCTGACGACTCCCCACTCGTCACTATACCATTAGATGCAGTGCTCGCTGAGAGTGCGAGGGGAAGCACGGAGTTCAGTATGATCGGCGACAGAATAGCTGTAGGGAAGCCTGTTGGTTCTAAAGCTAAGCCGGGTGGTCGAGCAAAGCACATTACTTGCCGGGTTTGCCAGCTGTTCTTTTATCGAAGGGACCAGTATCAGGCACACATGAGACTACATATCAATGACCCTAATATTTCCATTTATTCATGTGAACACTGCTCATTTGTGACAAAGCGCCGTGGTGTTTTCAACACACATGTACTGAGACATACGGGAGACCTTCCGTTCAAGTGTCAATTGTGTGACTATGCGGGCCGACAGGCAAGCCTCTTGCGACTGCACATGCAGAACAAGCACCCGCAGGCAGCACTCGACCGAAGCTCTGACACTGTATCGACATCCGCACAGGTCAAGGCTGAGAACTCGTGA
- the LOC137404209 gene encoding dentin sialophosphoprotein-like, which produces MHFPKSTSDQTKSTSDQTKSTSDQTKSNSDQTKSTSDQTKSTSDQTKSNSDQTKSTSDQTKSTSDQTKSNSDQTKITSDQTKSTSDQTKSTSDQTKGTSDQTKSTSDQTKSTSDQIKSTSNQTKSTSDQTKSTSDQTKSTSDQTKSTSDQTKSTSDQIKSTSNQTKSNSDQTKSTSDQTKRTSDLTKSTSDQNKSTSDHAKSTSDQTKSISDQTKSNSDQTKITSDQIKSTSNQTKSNSDQTKSTSDQTKRTSDLTKCTSDQNKSTSDHAKSTSDQTKSISDQTKSNSDQTKSNSDQTKITSDQIKSTSNQTKSTSNQTKSTSDHAKSNSDQTKITSDQIKSTSDQTKSTSDQTKSNSDQTKSTSDQIKSTSNQTKSTSDQTKCSRDQTKSNSDQIKSTSYQTKITSDQTKINRDQIKSTSNRTKDTSDQTKGTRDTFVTL; this is translated from the exons ATGCAT TTTCCTAAGAGTACTAGTGATCAGACAAAGAGTACCAGTGATCAGACCAAGAGTACCAGTGATCAGACCAAGAGTAACAGTGATCAGACCAAGAGTACCAGTGATCAGACCAAGAGTACCAGTGATCAGACCAAGAGTAACAGTGATCAGACCAAGAGTACCAGTGATCAGACCAAGAGTACCAGTGATCAGACCAAGAGTAACAGTGATCAGACCAAAATTACCAGTGATCAGACCAAAAGTACTAGTGATCAGACCAAGAGTACCAGTGATCAGACCAAAGGTACCAGTGATCAGACCAAGAGTACCAGTGATCAGACCAAAAGTACCAGTGATCAGATCAAGAGTACCAGTAATCAGACCAAAAGTACTAGTGATCAGACCAAGAGTACCAGTGATCAGACCAAAAGTACCAGTGATCAGACCAAGAGTACCAGTGATCAGACCAAAAGTACCAGTGATCAGATCAAGAGTACCAGTAATCAGACCAAGAGTAACAGTGATCAGACCAAGAGTACCAGTGATCAGACCAAAAGAACCAGTGATCTGACCAAGAGTACCAGTGATCAGAACAAGAGTACCAGTGATCATGCCAAGAGTACCAGTGATCAGACCAAAAGTATCAGTGATCAGACCAAGAGTAACAGTGATCAGACCAAAATTACCAGTGATCAGATCAAGAGTACCAGTAATCAGACCAAGAGTAACAGTGATCAGACCAAGAGTACCAGTGATCAGACCAAAAGAACCAGTGATCTGACCAAGTGTACCAGTGATCAGAACAAGAGTACCAGTGATCATGCCAAGAGTACCAGTGATCAGACCAAAAGTATCAGTGATCAGACCAAGAGTAACAGTGATCAGACCAAGAGTAACAGTGATCAGACCAAAATTACCAGTGATCAGATCAAGAGTACCAGTAACCAGACCAAGAGTACCAGTAATCAGACCAAGAGTACCAGTGATCATGCCAAGAGTAACAGTGATCAGACCAAAATTACCAGTGATCAGATCAAGAGTACCAGTGATCAGACCAAAAGTACCAGCGATCAGACCAAGAGTAACAGTGATCAGACCAAGAGTACCAGTGATCAGATCAAGAGTACCAGTAATCAGACCAAGAGTACTAGTGATCAGACTAAGTGTTCCAGGGATCAGACCAAGAGTAACAGTGATCAGATCAAAAGTACCAGTTATCAGACCAAGATTACCAGTGATCAGACCAAGATTAACAGAGATCAGATCAAGAGTACCAGTAATCGGACCAAGGATACCAGTGATCAGACCAAGGGTACCAGGGATACCTTTGTGACCTTATAG
- the LOC137405440 gene encoding mannosyl-oligosaccharide 1,2-alpha-mannosidase IA-like — protein sequence MLRLTEKYVLAISLVAFSLVFFGAFYLPQDQLRRTVRDHIDVVQPQVNNPHQHSDSDHRKIDRNNFNNVIQKDEDVHKLVHRMEHQLEINDKTIADLNSRLESLKKIHRYRASNRPDATPRVGTIKKQQPVEPESENIDKDDGGEMVQTAAPPLGLNSAEEPNEPKSFHNPTPSDPVAQQRREHIVEMMKFSWDKYKEHAWGHNELKPISKKGHSSGIFGGNTALGATIVDGMDTLWIMGLTDRFDEGSKWIETNLNFDLSADISVFEVNIRFIGGLLSCYAFTGKSVFKEKAIHIADQLLPAFNTPTGIPYALVNLRRKTGKNYGWASGGSSILSEFGTLHMEWWYLTQISGNSVYYDKVKRIREVINSLELPNGLYPNYLNPKTGRWGSAHTSIGALGDSFYEYLLKVWIQTGKADTEAKSMYDTAVKGVETHLLKTSRGGLKYLGEYKNGRTEAKMGHLTCFAGGMFALGAKASEDEAHYMELGADIANTCHESYTRTATGLGPEYFRMDGATEAVAMRQNEKYYILRPEVLETHFYLYRLTKDNKYREWAWQAVQAMDKYCRTENGYSGLKDVTNANSAKDDVQQSFFLAETLKYLYLIFSDDDVLPLDEWVLNTEAHPFPIYNTQAWKYT from the exons ATGCTTCGGCTTACGGAAAAATACGTTCTTGCAATTTCTTTAGTAGCATTTAGTTTGGTTTTTTTTGGGGCTTTTTACTTGCCGCAAGATCAACTTAGGCGTACAGTTCGAGATCATATTGACGTTGTTCAGCCTCAGGTTAATAATCCTCACCAACACAGCGATAGTGACCACAGAAAGATAGATAGAAACAATTTTAATAACGTGATTCAAAAAGATGAAGATGTTCATAAACTGGTTCATCGTATGGAACATCAGCTGGAAATCAACGATAAGACAATTGCCGATTTAAACTCTAGGTTAGAGTCATTAAAAAAGATACATCGTTACCGAGCTAGTAATCGGCCGGATGCCACTCCAAGGGTCGGTACCATCAAGAAACAACAGCCAGTTGAACCAGAGAGTGAAAATATCGATAAAG ATGATGGTGGGGAAATGGTACAAACAGCAGCTCCTCCATTAGGACTAAATTCTGCAGAAGAGCCAAATGAACCCAAATCATTTCACAACCCGACACCATCAGATCCAGTCGCGCAGCAGCGCCGAGAGCACATCGTTGAG ATGATGAAGTTTTCATGGGATAAATATAAAGAGCACGCTTGGGGTCACAATGAATTGAAACCCATCTCTAAAAAAG GTCATTCAAGCGGCATATTTGGAGGAAACACTGCCTTGGGGGCCACAATAGTTGATGGCATGGACACCTTATGGATTATGGGGCTAACCGACAGGTTTGATGAGGGTAGCAAATGGATTGAAACTAACCTCAACTTTGATTTG TCAGCTGACATATCAGTATTTGAGGTAAACATTCGCTTTATTGGAGGCCTTCTCTCTTGTTATGCCTTCACAGGGAAGTCA GTGTTTAAAGAAAAAGCAATTCATATCGCTGATCAACTCCTGCCAGCGTTCAACACACCCACCGGTATACCCTATGCCCTCGTCAATCTTCGCAG GAAAACTGGAAAGAACTACGGCTGGGCGTCTGGAGGCTCAAGCATCCTCTCAGAGTTTGGGACGTTACACATGGAGTGGTGGTACTTGACACAGATCTCTGGCAACTCTGTTTACTATGACAAG GTGAAACGAATAAGAGAGGTGATCAACAGTCTTGAACTCCCCAATGGCCTTTACCCTAATTACTTGAACCCCAAGACCGGTAGATGGGGCAGCG CTCATACATCTATTGGGGCACTCGGCGACAGCTTCTATGAGTACCTCCTGAAAGTTTGGATCCAAACTGGCAAGGCAGACACTGAGGCTAAGAGTATGTATGACACAGCTGTCAAGGGGGTGGAGACTCACCTGTTGAAGACATCGCGAGGAGGTCTCAAGTACCTCGGGGAGTATAAAAATGGGAGAACTGAGGCCAAAATGGGACATCTGACATGCTTTGCAG GAGGAATGTTTGCTCTCGGGGCAAAAGCATCAGAGGATGAGGCTCATTACATGGAGTTGGGAGCAGACATCGCTAACACCTGTCACGAGTCATATACTCGGACAGCAACTGGACTTGGCCCGGAGTACTTCCGTATGGATGGAGCCACGGAGGCTGTCGCCATGAGACAGAATGAGAAATATTACATCCTGAGACCCGAAGTACTCGAGACTCATTTCTATCTCTATAGATTAACTAAAGACAACAAGTACAGAGAGTGGGCGTGGCAAGCTGTACAG GCAATGGACAAATATTGTCGGACGGAAAATGGATACTCTGGACTGAAGGATGTAACAAATGCAAACTCTGCCAAGGATGATGTGCAGCAG